The window GGGTTACGGCGCGACCTTCATCGGCATTGTCAGTTTGACCTTGGCGCTGGTGGGGCGGCGTGCACCCCAAAACCCGGGCAAGGCGATGGCCCGTTTGACCCTGAGTTACGGCGCTGCACAGATGATCGCGCCCGTTGTGGCCGGGGCCATGGCGCAGGCCACGGGCAGTTTCAAAGGCGCACTGTGGCTGACGGCCGCTGTCATGCTGGTGGGCATGGTGCTGCTCTTGGCTTTGCCCAAAGAGGATTAAATCCCCAGGCTTTGCAGCTGCACCAGTCCTTTGGGGGTTTGCAGGCTGGCCACCAAATTGGCCGGTCCGGTTTCGATGGCGATGTGGGCCAAACCGATGGCATCAAAAGCGGCTTGCAGCTTGGCACCGCTGGGGTGACTCACGGTGAGGCTTTGCAGCGTCACACCCGAGCGGGGCAGGCTGTTGCGTGGGTGCAGGCGCAGCGGGTCGGTGGCCTCGGGCTTGCCCCACTGAATCAGGGTGGGCAAGCAACCGTTGAACAAGCGTTCACCGTCATCGCGCACGGTGATTTGCCAGTTGAGCGTGCCTTTGCTCGATTTGCGGCTGGCGTGCACCACCTGACCGCGCTCAATGCCTTGTGTGCGCAGCACATGGCGGGCGGCTTTGACGTCCTCGGTGCTGCTGACAAAGTGGACCAGCCGGGGGCCTTGCGCCACTGCTTTTTGTAAGGTGGGGTTGTCCATGTCGAACCAGCGCGGCACCTGGGCGCGTTTGGGGATCACCGCCAAGGGGTTGATGGCGATGATTTCGAAATAGGCCAGAGGAAATTGCGGCGAAGCAATTTTGAAAAGGCGGTTGTGGGTGCCGTATTTTTCATGCTCGCCACCGGGGCCAGGGGTGATGCCCAAGGTATCTTCGCACCATTGCACGCCCTCGTCCAGCGAGGCGGCCATCACCACCAGGTGATCAATTTGAGTTTTCATGGTTTGGCATTGTCGCTGTTCACAGGCACCCGGCGTGCACCATTGAAGCGTTTTTGCCAATAGGCGCTGCGCATATCGTCAATGTTGACGGCTTTGCCAGCGCGTGGAGCGTGGATGAATTTGCCATCGCCCACGTAAATGCCCACATGGCTGAAGGTGCGGCGCATGGTGTTGAAAAACACCAGATCACCGGGTTTGAGCTCATCGCGTTCGATGACCTCTGTGGCCCGGGCCTGGTCAACGGCGCGGCGCGGCAAAATTTGTCCGACCGATTTTTCGTAGAGATGACGTACAAAGCCGCTGCAATCAAAACCCGTGCTCTCGGTGTTGCCGCCACGGCGGTAGGGCACGCCCAACAAGCCCATGGCCTGCTCCACCATGCCAGCGGCTTGGTCGCCGGCCTTGTCTTTGACCACGCTCAGTTGGGAGCCGATTTGAGAGACGAGGCCGCGCTCGGTCAGGCCCGCTGCCGGAGTGTCTTCTGTCGGAGAAGACCAAGCAGGCAGGTTCAGGGCGGCGAGTACCGATAAAAAAAGAATCCAACGCATAGCCCGCCAGCATAACGGATATTTTTGGATTAAATCATGGGGCGACTACGGTGCCCGTTGAATGGCTACCCACCCTGTCAACCCTTTGGGTTTGCAGTGGCTTGGGCTGCTGCGACAATCCGTATCCAGAAACTCTCAGGACAAAACATGTTGATCGATGCAGATGAAAGCCAATTGGTGCTGGTGGATTTTCAGGCCCGTTTGAAGCCCGCGATGCTGGACGCGGACGCCGTTTGGGCCAATGCCGCACGATTGGCCACCTTGGCCCAGGCCCTCGATGTGCCCACCTGGGGCACCGAGCAAAACCCCTCGCGCTTGGGCGAGATGCCTCCGGAAATTCGCAGCTACTGCCGTCAGGTGCTGGCCAAGATGCAGTTCAGCGCCGTGGAAGAAGGCTTGGGTGAGTGGCTGCAGCCCGAGCCGGTGCAGGCCCTGCGCGGCAATGCCCGCAGCTTGCCCAGGCATTTGCAAAAGCCACAGCCCGGGGCCGACCCCCGCAAGACCATTGTGTTGGCCGGGTGTGAGGCCCACATCTGTTTGATGCAAACGGCCTTGGATTTGCTGGAAGACGAGTTCGAGGTCTGGGTGGTGACCGATGCCTGCAGCTCGCGCACCGAGCGCAACCGCGATGCTGCCTACGACCGCCTGGCAGGTGCCGGTGCTGAGTTGGTGACCGCCGAGATGGTGGCGTTTGAATGGATTCGCTCGGCCGAGCACCCCGATTTCAAGCTGCTGCAAAGCCTGTTCAAGTGACCGCGCCCAGCGGGCGGGGCGCTGCTTGCCCGCGCTGATGCCCTCTTTTGCCCTGGCTTGAGTCAGCTTCTTGCAAGTCCTTTGGCCATAATTATGAATTCAGAAGTGCAGGGCACTGGATAGCCATCGCCCCTTCGCTCGCTTTCAATTTGCTGGGTTTTCAGGAGACATCCATGGGCAATTTCGCAGAATTTCACGCCCGGTCGATCAACGACCGCGACGTTTTTTGGGCCGAGCAGGCCAAACTGGTGGACTGGAAAGTCCAGCCCCAGCAAATCTGTGATTACAGCAACCCGCCTTTTGCCAAGTGGTTCGTCGGTGGCCAGACCAACCTGTGCCACAACGCGGTGGACCGGCACCTGGCCGAGCGTGCCGATCAGCCTGCATTGATTTTTGTGTCGACTGAAACGAACCAGGAAAGAACCTACACCTTCTGCGAACTGCACACCGAAGTGCAGCGCATGGCCGCCATCTTGCAAGACCTGGGTGTGGTCAAAGGTGACCGCGTGCTGATTTACATGCCCATGATCGCCGAGGCGGCTTTTGCCATGCTGGCCTGCGTGCGCTTGGGCGCGATCCACTCGGTGGTATTTGGTGGTTTTGCCTCGCATTCGCTGGCCACCCGCATCGAGGACGCCTCGCCCAAAGTCATCATCAGCGCCGACGCCGGCTCCCGTGGCGGCAAGGGTGTACCTTATAAGCCGTTGCTGGACGAAGCCATCAAGCTCTCGGCCCACAAACCGGTCAACGTGATCATGGTGGACCGCAAACTGGCTGCCTTCACCCCTGTGGCCGGACGCGATGTGGATTACGCCACCGAGCGGGCCAAGCACATGGATGCGGTCGTGCCGTGCGTGTGGGTCGAATCCACGCACCCCAGCTACACGCTTTACACCTCGGGAACCACCGGCAAGCCCAAGGGCGTGCAGCGCGATACCGGGGGCTACACCGTGGCCCTGGCCGCCAGCATCCCCAACGTGTTTGAAGGCAAGCCCGGCGGCACCTTTTTCTGCACCAGCGACATCGGCTGGGTGGTGGGCCACAGCTACATCATCTACGGCCCGCTGATCGGCGGCATGGCCACCATCCTGTACGAAGGCCTGCCCATTCGCCCCGATGGTGGCATCTGGTGGAGCCTGGTCGAGAAGTACAAAGTCCAGGTCATGTTCAGCGCCCCCACAGCCATCCGGGTGCTCAAAAAGCAAGACCCTGCGCTTTTGTCCAAGTACGACCTGTCCAGTCTGCAGGCACTCTTCTTGGCGGGCGAACCCTTGGACGAACCCACGGCCAAATGGATTTCGGAAGGCCTGAGTGGCAAGGCCATCATCGACAACTACTGGCAGACCGAAACCGGTTGGCCGATTCTGAGCATTTGCAATGGCGTGGAAAAAGCGCCCAGCAAGTTCGGCTCGCCCGGAAAAGCGATTTACGGCTACAACGTCAAGTTGGTCGACGACCAGACGGGCGAAGAGTTGACCGGCGCCAACCAGAAAGGCGTGTTGACCATTGAAGGCCCGCTGCCCCCTGGCAACCTGCAAACCATCTGGGGCGATGACGAGCGCTTCGTCAAGACCTACTGGAAGACGGTGCCGAACAAGCTGGTTTACAGCACCTTCGACTGGGCTGTACGGGACGAAGATGGCTATTTCTTCATTTTGGGCCGCACCGACGACGTGATCAACGTAGCCGGTCACCGCCTGGGCACCCGCGAGATCGAAGAAAGCATCTCCAGCCACCCCAACATCGCCGAAGTGGCGGTGGTGGGCGTGGCCGATCAGCTCAAAGGTCAGGTGGCCATGGCCTTTGCCATTGCCAAAGACACTTCGGGCCTGACGGACGCGGCAGCGCGTCTGAAGCTCGAGGGCGAAGTCATGAAGGTGGTGGATTCGCAACTGGGCGCGGTGGCACGGCCCTCGCGTGTGTTCTTTGTATCCGCCTTGCCCAAGACGCGCAGCGGCAAGTTGCTGCGCCGGGCCATTCAGGCGGTGGCCGAGGGGCGCGATCCGGGTGATCTGACCACCATGGACGATCCAGCCGCCTTGCAACAGATCGTTGATCAGATCCAAGGCTGACTTTTCAGGACCCCGCATCGACGGGGTCTTTTTTTGCCGCAAAACCTTGTGCACGCCTGATGGAATACGAATGTAAGTTTGACATTGGCCAAGGCGTGGCACAATGCGGTTTGTACTCAGGCCCTTCCTTTGCCACAGTCGCATCCGCCAACCGGTTCAGCCGTGTCGCGGGAGGTAATTCTCAACCAACTAATGTTTCCCCGAGGGAAACGGAGGTCAGCGAAATATGAGCGAGACTAATTCCGTCTACGCTGCCTACCAAGGCAACACTTACTTGTTCGGCGGAAATGCCCCGTACGTCGAAGAGATGTACGAA is drawn from Limnohabitans sp. 63ED37-2 and contains these coding sequences:
- a CDS encoding VOC family protein, whose product is MKTQIDHLVVMAASLDEGVQWCEDTLGITPGPGGEHEKYGTHNRLFKIASPQFPLAYFEIIAINPLAVIPKRAQVPRWFDMDNPTLQKAVAQGPRLVHFVSSTEDVKAARHVLRTQGIERGQVVHASRKSSKGTLNWQITVRDDGERLFNGCLPTLIQWGKPEATDPLRLHPRNSLPRSGVTLQSLTVSHPSGAKLQAAFDAIGLAHIAIETGPANLVASLQTPKGLVQLQSLGI
- a CDS encoding C40 family peptidase encodes the protein MRWILFLSVLAALNLPAWSSPTEDTPAAGLTERGLVSQIGSQLSVVKDKAGDQAAGMVEQAMGLLGVPYRRGGNTESTGFDCSGFVRHLYEKSVGQILPRRAVDQARATEVIERDELKPGDLVFFNTMRRTFSHVGIYVGDGKFIHAPRAGKAVNIDDMRSAYWQKRFNGARRVPVNSDNAKP
- a CDS encoding isochorismatase family protein; the protein is MLIDADESQLVLVDFQARLKPAMLDADAVWANAARLATLAQALDVPTWGTEQNPSRLGEMPPEIRSYCRQVLAKMQFSAVEEGLGEWLQPEPVQALRGNARSLPRHLQKPQPGADPRKTIVLAGCEAHICLMQTALDLLEDEFEVWVVTDACSSRTERNRDAAYDRLAGAGAELVTAEMVAFEWIRSAEHPDFKLLQSLFK
- a CDS encoding propionate--CoA ligase, which translates into the protein MGNFAEFHARSINDRDVFWAEQAKLVDWKVQPQQICDYSNPPFAKWFVGGQTNLCHNAVDRHLAERADQPALIFVSTETNQERTYTFCELHTEVQRMAAILQDLGVVKGDRVLIYMPMIAEAAFAMLACVRLGAIHSVVFGGFASHSLATRIEDASPKVIISADAGSRGGKGVPYKPLLDEAIKLSAHKPVNVIMVDRKLAAFTPVAGRDVDYATERAKHMDAVVPCVWVESTHPSYTLYTSGTTGKPKGVQRDTGGYTVALAASIPNVFEGKPGGTFFCTSDIGWVVGHSYIIYGPLIGGMATILYEGLPIRPDGGIWWSLVEKYKVQVMFSAPTAIRVLKKQDPALLSKYDLSSLQALFLAGEPLDEPTAKWISEGLSGKAIIDNYWQTETGWPILSICNGVEKAPSKFGSPGKAIYGYNVKLVDDQTGEELTGANQKGVLTIEGPLPPGNLQTIWGDDERFVKTYWKTVPNKLVYSTFDWAVRDEDGYFFILGRTDDVINVAGHRLGTREIEESISSHPNIAEVAVVGVADQLKGQVAMAFAIAKDTSGLTDAAARLKLEGEVMKVVDSQLGAVARPSRVFFVSALPKTRSGKLLRRAIQAVAEGRDPGDLTTMDDPAALQQIVDQIQG